Proteins from a genomic interval of Phragmitibacter flavus:
- a CDS encoding sugar phosphate isomerase/epimerase family protein — protein sequence MTPWPIGISTGCFYHRSIFEVLEPIRDSGFVELEICSYPHHLDYHHEELVQKAGDHLQKLGLRAFSFHAPFAPQIDITSLDSAVRAASVKELKVACRAASLMQARHVVLHPGPESAGRPPPDEFDLRMANAAQSLNQVACYCQEIGIHLLLENMLPHLLFGRVSDMLYLLGEIQHCTVGTCLDTGHAHLSGDLPTVIHKLSGHLQMLHINDNRADWDAHLVPGQGTIDWTALIRDLQTHHFQGGLILELSGRSGEPVSEALDRAHQGREFLVHAMKEWRDQI from the coding sequence ATGACTCCCTGGCCCATCGGCATCTCCACCGGCTGTTTTTATCACCGCAGCATCTTCGAAGTTCTTGAGCCCATCCGCGACAGCGGCTTTGTCGAACTGGAAATTTGCTCCTATCCCCATCATCTGGACTACCATCATGAAGAGCTGGTCCAGAAGGCTGGCGACCACTTGCAAAAGCTGGGCCTGCGAGCCTTTTCTTTCCACGCTCCATTTGCCCCGCAGATCGACATCACCTCCCTGGATTCCGCCGTGCGGGCGGCATCGGTTAAGGAACTCAAAGTCGCCTGCCGCGCCGCTTCACTGATGCAAGCCAGACACGTGGTCCTTCATCCCGGTCCCGAAAGTGCGGGCCGACCGCCCCCGGATGAATTCGACCTGCGCATGGCCAACGCCGCCCAATCGCTCAACCAGGTGGCCTGCTATTGTCAGGAAATCGGCATCCACCTGCTACTGGAAAACATGTTGCCCCATCTTCTCTTTGGCCGCGTCAGTGACATGCTTTATTTGTTGGGTGAGATTCAGCATTGCACCGTTGGCACCTGCCTGGACACCGGGCATGCCCATCTCTCGGGCGACCTGCCCACTGTGATCCACAAGTTGTCCGGCCATCTGCAAATGCTTCACATCAACGACAACCGCGCCGACTGGGACGCCCATCTGGTGCCGGGCCAGGGCACCATTGACTGGACCGCCTTGATTCGCGACTTGCAAACCCACCACTTTCAAGGCGGACTCATCCTTGAGCTGTCAGGCCGCTCGGGCGAGCCTGTCTCAGAAGCACTTGACCGCGCCCATCAAGGCAGAGAGTTCCTCGTCCATGCCATGAAAGAATGGCGTGACCAAATCTAA
- a CDS encoding nucleotidyl transferase AbiEii/AbiGii toxin family protein — MDKVYVDTVRLLLEAAPEVFRAPHFALKGGTALNLFIQDMPRLSVDIDVVYTDHHKSRAEALAEIGRELNEVGEQLKAFRLDAQVTSTKDGDETKLLVRSGNILVKVEVNHVFRGTLLSPEPRRLVERARSAFTMDVVLPVLATPEVYGGKLVAAMDRQHPRDLYDVRAMYASNGLTPQIIECFVCYLAGHNRPIHEVLFSRDLAMDSIFEEEIQGMTREDVPLSELVLTRSRLRKDINEQITDSQKQFLVSLANADPDWSLIPIIHLQELPAIRWKLQNLQKLKKSTLASSSIKRMN; from the coding sequence ATGGACAAGGTTTATGTGGATACCGTCCGGTTGCTGCTCGAAGCAGCGCCGGAGGTTTTTCGGGCACCACATTTTGCGCTCAAGGGAGGCACGGCACTCAATCTTTTCATTCAGGACATGCCCCGCCTTTCCGTGGACATTGATGTTGTTTATACCGACCATCACAAGAGTCGTGCGGAAGCTCTGGCTGAAATCGGCCGCGAATTGAATGAGGTAGGCGAGCAACTTAAGGCTTTCCGGCTGGATGCTCAAGTCACGAGCACGAAAGACGGAGACGAAACAAAACTGTTGGTCAGGAGCGGGAATATTCTTGTCAAAGTCGAAGTGAATCACGTTTTTCGCGGCACGCTTCTGTCTCCTGAGCCACGGCGTCTGGTTGAAAGGGCGCGCTCTGCGTTTACGATGGATGTAGTTCTGCCGGTGCTGGCCACGCCGGAAGTCTATGGCGGCAAGTTGGTGGCAGCCATGGACCGCCAACACCCGCGAGATCTCTACGATGTGCGGGCGATGTATGCCAGCAACGGGCTGACGCCCCAAATCATCGAGTGTTTTGTTTGCTACCTCGCCGGTCACAACCGTCCCATTCACGAAGTGCTTTTCTCCAGAGATCTGGCGATGGACTCCATTTTTGAAGAGGAAATTCAAGGGATGACCCGCGAGGATGTCCCCTTGTCTGAACTGGTTTTGACGCGAAGCCGTCTCCGGAAGGATATCAACGAACAAATCACGGACTCGCAAAAGCAATTCCTTGTCAGTCTGGCAAACGCCGACCCGGACTGGTCTCTCATTCCAATCATTCACCTGCAAGAATTGCCCGCCATCCGTTGGAAATTACAGAATTTGCAAAAGCTGAAAAAATCAACCCTGGCAAGTTCCAGCATCAAGCGGATGAACTGA
- a CDS encoding universal stress protein, whose product MNKFRHLLVGIDYSDACRSALRTAIRLATADDAAVTAVHVLDPRLAKAMQEVHGFTEAQLLRNVEDSVHRFLAESEFGSEMVRIHLDIDHPITGLTSACRKTQADLLVLGTRGTSHGPNEVGAVASKCVRRAPTDVLLVREDMSGPFVNALVGVDFSEASGRAVSMAGHIASCDGTKLDCIHVYEPPVVLDYGGFLPAIPLDEPGIIDGLNKDLQELVPTLLQPYPSVKWHAEVQHGTNTRDVLIHHAKKTDSDLVVIGTRGKSDLHTLFMGTTAESIVRRAACSVLAVKPSHSVIAAA is encoded by the coding sequence ATGAACAAGTTCCGCCATCTCCTCGTCGGTATCGATTATTCGGATGCGTGCCGTTCCGCCCTGCGAACAGCGATTCGTCTGGCCACCGCTGACGACGCAGCGGTCACCGCCGTGCATGTCCTCGACCCCCGGCTCGCCAAAGCCATGCAGGAGGTGCATGGATTCACTGAGGCACAGTTACTTCGAAATGTGGAGGACAGCGTTCACCGCTTCCTGGCGGAGTCCGAGTTTGGTTCTGAAATGGTGCGAATTCATCTGGACATCGATCATCCGATCACTGGACTCACCTCCGCCTGTCGCAAAACGCAGGCTGACCTGCTGGTGTTGGGAACCCGTGGCACCAGTCACGGACCAAACGAAGTGGGGGCGGTCGCTTCCAAATGTGTGCGAAGGGCACCTACGGACGTGCTGCTGGTGCGCGAGGACATGAGCGGCCCGTTTGTGAATGCCCTCGTCGGCGTCGATTTTTCGGAAGCGTCAGGCAGGGCCGTCAGCATGGCAGGCCATATCGCCAGCTGCGACGGAACAAAGCTCGACTGCATTCATGTCTATGAGCCCCCGGTGGTATTGGACTACGGGGGGTTTTTACCGGCAATTCCCCTGGACGAACCCGGCATCATCGATGGGTTAAACAAGGATTTGCAAGAACTCGTGCCCACCCTGTTGCAACCCTATCCATCCGTGAAGTGGCATGCGGAAGTTCAGCATGGCACCAATACCCGTGATGTTCTGATCCATCATGCCAAGAAGACTGATTCCGACCTTGTGGTGATCGGAACTCGCGGAAAGAGCGACCTGCACACCCTTTTCATGGGGACTACTGCGGAAAGCATCGTCCGCCGTGCCGCCTGTTCGGTGCTTGCCGTCAAACCGTCGCATTCTGTGATCGCCGCCGCATGA
- a CDS encoding phosphatase PAP2 family protein, translating to MASIDLQLLDLINRQWTNPFFDRLMPLVSALNAWTPIMAIIVAVVWWQTRGRCWRVFVGAAICLMATEYVVSYPLKHFAGKQRPNESVSWVVKRDLAKHPVRFLAVFEEPVIKPAKLAPPGKRGKSFPSSHVLNTTGVLTFIYLAWRGWTVWLLGIPPILCWSRIYCGSHWPSDIPHSVIFAVLTAWVMHKILKKWLKLPQASCQSPREPLLPTPAMAAPTT from the coding sequence ATGGCCTCCATCGATTTACAGCTTCTGGATCTCATCAATCGTCAATGGACCAATCCTTTTTTTGATCGCTTGATGCCGCTGGTCTCCGCGCTCAACGCGTGGACACCCATCATGGCCATCATTGTCGCCGTCGTCTGGTGGCAGACCCGGGGCCGCTGCTGGCGAGTCTTCGTCGGCGCAGCCATTTGTTTGATGGCGACAGAATATGTCGTCTCCTATCCACTGAAACATTTTGCCGGAAAACAACGACCGAATGAATCCGTCAGCTGGGTGGTCAAGCGCGACCTGGCAAAACATCCAGTGCGTTTCCTCGCCGTCTTCGAAGAACCCGTCATCAAACCCGCCAAACTCGCCCCTCCGGGAAAACGCGGCAAGTCGTTCCCCTCCAGCCACGTGCTCAACACCACCGGGGTGCTCACTTTCATTTATCTCGCCTGGCGGGGTTGGACCGTGTGGTTGCTGGGGATTCCGCCAATCCTCTGCTGGTCGCGCATCTACTGCGGATCGCACTGGCCCAGCGACATCCCGCATTCGGTCATTTTCGCCGTGCTGACCGCCTGGGTCATGCACAAGATTCTGAAAAAATGGCTGAAGCTGCCCCAAGCATCATGCCAGAGCCCACGGGAGCCTTTGCTGCCCACCCCGGCCATGGCCGCGCCAACGACCTGA
- a CDS encoding ArnT family glycosyltransferase, with protein MRFQHGIAKLTIWHLLLVLAALRLLLLPWFCHITDLAGDESYYWEWGRRPAWGYFSKPPMIGWLMGLTGWLSNHQEWAIRLASLLFGTTSLAMLMLLARRMFGEAAARWTLLLTAMTPANVALNLFFTIDAPLILFWSASLLVFWMAMEHPKRGSLWCLLTLTLGLGYLSKQMMLVFPVLMLFFAALNPGTRVLLRHGWFWGSLCGSLLFFIPVLRWNQQHDWITVQHTREHFTASEQAGWWQKLADFLSFPLSQAGLLTPLTWLLLMAVLAVNVWCWRSIDLRQRYLVFFAAPGLLVFFGMAMRQGINPNWPAVFYLSAMVLLAAILQRPSLTPLRGWSQRLAKPALLMALICTLLSYTAPLIVDLMALSGHAKLDPLRRLRGWSDAGQQAQAWLDQSPNPSRTFLLVLGHRDNASQMAFYTPSHPRVYRWQPDGKAASQYELWPSAHERLGDDALILQPPDKKFPSQLRRAFQSIEPLGTIDAPAGKHQGRQWQVWLARKLQSWPVPDRLP; from the coding sequence ATGCGGTTTCAGCACGGTATCGCCAAACTCACCATCTGGCATCTCTTGTTGGTTTTGGCGGCCCTGCGCCTTCTACTCCTGCCTTGGTTTTGCCACATCACTGACCTGGCAGGAGACGAAAGTTACTACTGGGAATGGGGACGGCGACCTGCTTGGGGTTACTTCAGCAAACCTCCGATGATCGGCTGGTTGATGGGACTCACGGGATGGTTGTCCAACCATCAGGAGTGGGCCATCCGGCTCGCCTCCCTGCTTTTTGGCACCACGTCCCTGGCCATGCTCATGCTGCTGGCGCGACGCATGTTTGGCGAAGCTGCCGCGCGTTGGACCCTGCTTCTCACCGCCATGACCCCGGCCAACGTGGCTTTGAATCTGTTCTTCACCATCGATGCCCCACTGATCCTGTTTTGGTCCGCCTCCCTGCTGGTGTTCTGGATGGCCATGGAACACCCCAAACGCGGCAGTCTCTGGTGCTTGCTCACGCTGACCCTGGGCCTGGGCTATTTGAGCAAACAGATGATGCTGGTATTCCCCGTGTTGATGCTCTTCTTCGCGGCCCTCAATCCAGGCACGCGAGTGTTGCTGCGCCATGGCTGGTTCTGGGGCAGCCTCTGCGGCTCCCTGTTGTTTTTTATTCCCGTGCTGCGGTGGAATCAACAGCATGATTGGATCACCGTGCAACACACCCGCGAACACTTCACCGCTTCCGAACAAGCGGGATGGTGGCAAAAACTCGCCGATTTTTTGAGCTTCCCCCTAAGTCAGGCCGGGCTGCTCACACCGTTGACCTGGCTATTGCTGATGGCCGTGTTGGCAGTCAATGTCTGGTGTTGGCGCAGCATCGATCTTCGGCAGCGCTACCTGGTCTTCTTTGCCGCGCCGGGATTGCTGGTATTTTTTGGAATGGCCATGCGTCAGGGCATCAATCCCAACTGGCCAGCCGTGTTTTATCTCAGCGCCATGGTGTTGCTCGCAGCAATCCTGCAACGTCCATCACTGACGCCTCTGCGAGGCTGGTCTCAGAGGCTCGCCAAACCGGCCCTGCTGATGGCACTCATTTGCACGCTTCTGAGCTATACGGCACCATTGATCGTCGACCTGATGGCACTAAGCGGCCATGCCAAGCTCGATCCCCTGCGCCGTTTGCGCGGCTGGAGCGACGCGGGACAACAGGCACAAGCCTGGCTCGATCAATCTCCAAATCCATCCCGCACCTTTCTCTTGGTGCTCGGCCATCGCGACAACGCCAGCCAGATGGCTTTTTATACTCCGTCGCATCCGCGTGTCTATCGCTGGCAACCGGATGGCAAAGCCGCCTCCCAATACGAACTTTGGCCATCGGCACACGAGCGTCTTGGTGACGATGCCCTGATCTTGCAACCCCCGGACAAAAAATTCCCTTCCCAACTGCGGCGTGCTTTTCAGAGCATCGAACCCCTC
- a CDS encoding L-lactate permease: MPLVDLIFATGPILLLIFLMTKKTPMPSAKALPLAALVAYGIQFVWFGTGASLVHASVLAGLLVALTPIMIVWGAIFLFRTMEHSGAMGTIRCWLNHLSRNRVAQVVIIGWSFQFLIEGASGFGTPAALAGPLLVGLGFPPLRVAMACLILNSIPVSFGAVGTPTWFGFGQLGLSPEEFRAVAWKTALIHSAAACAVPLLAFRLLVSWQEIRRNLVFIILALASSVVPMLALSRVNDEFPAVAGGLLGLIFTVGLARHKVGLTRDDDHSAAEEPGEPPSARAVVKALFPLWATVLVLLATRIPQIGLRDLLTSAVPAWNVPLGIFGSFSISPALVLKLHGIFGTPMDWTHQLLYVPSLIPFVLISVVTWKLLDAPAGTARKVWQESTTQMRNPILALLGALVLVQLLMVGGEQSAVMLIGHSLAGAVGGWWQYLAAFLGALGSFFAGSCTISNLTFGPIQDSIATQMNLDRTTILALQSVGGAMGNMIAIHNIVAVCSVLGLGKSEGEILKKTVVAMLLYGAIAAAMAAIL, translated from the coding sequence ATGCCCCTTGTCGACCTCATTTTCGCCACTGGACCGATTCTCCTGCTAATCTTCTTGATGACCAAGAAGACACCGATGCCGTCCGCGAAAGCGCTGCCGCTGGCGGCGTTGGTGGCGTATGGCATCCAGTTCGTTTGGTTCGGCACCGGGGCCAGTCTTGTGCACGCATCCGTGCTGGCGGGATTGCTGGTGGCGCTGACCCCCATTATGATCGTTTGGGGCGCGATCTTCCTCTTTCGCACCATGGAACACAGCGGAGCCATGGGGACGATCCGCTGCTGGCTCAACCACCTCTCCCGCAACCGTGTGGCTCAGGTCGTCATCATTGGCTGGTCATTTCAATTTCTCATTGAAGGTGCGAGCGGCTTCGGCACCCCCGCCGCGCTTGCTGGACCGTTGCTGGTGGGCCTCGGTTTTCCGCCGCTGCGCGTGGCGATGGCCTGCCTCATCCTCAACAGCATCCCGGTTTCGTTCGGAGCGGTGGGCACGCCGACATGGTTCGGATTTGGTCAACTCGGCTTGAGCCCGGAGGAATTTCGCGCCGTGGCGTGGAAGACGGCGCTCATCCACAGCGCGGCTGCGTGCGCGGTTCCGCTGCTGGCGTTCCGACTGTTGGTGAGCTGGCAGGAAATTCGCCGCAACCTCGTTTTCATCATCCTGGCGCTGGCGTCAAGTGTGGTGCCGATGCTGGCGCTCTCGCGGGTGAATGATGAGTTCCCCGCAGTCGCCGGCGGATTGTTGGGATTGATTTTCACGGTAGGGCTGGCCCGACACAAAGTGGGCCTCACCCGCGACGATGATCATTCGGCGGCGGAAGAGCCTGGCGAGCCTCCTTCTGCGCGCGCGGTGGTGAAGGCACTCTTTCCGCTTTGGGCCACCGTGCTGGTGCTGCTCGCCACCAGAATCCCGCAAATCGGCCTGCGCGATCTTCTCACGTCTGCGGTTCCGGCCTGGAATGTTCCGCTCGGCATTTTCGGCAGCTTTTCGATCAGTCCCGCCTTGGTGCTGAAGCTGCACGGCATCTTCGGAACGCCCATGGACTGGACGCATCAACTCCTTTACGTGCCCTCTTTGATTCCCTTCGTCTTGATTTCGGTCGTGACATGGAAACTCCTCGATGCGCCCGCAGGCACCGCGCGCAAGGTGTGGCAGGAGTCGACCACGCAGATGCGCAATCCCATCCTCGCGCTGCTGGGCGCGCTGGTCCTTGTGCAACTGCTGATGGTGGGCGGGGAACAATCCGCCGTGATGCTGATCGGCCATTCACTTGCCGGAGCCGTCGGCGGTTGGTGGCAATACCTGGCCGCGTTTCTCGGCGCGCTCGGTTCGTTTTTTGCCGGCTCGTGCACCATCTCCAATCTCACCTTCGGTCCAATTCAAGACTCCATCGCCACGCAAATGAACCTTGATCGAACCACCATCCTTGCCCTGCAATCGGTGGGCGGCGCGATGGGCAACATGATTGCCATCCACAATATCGTCGCCGTCTGCTCCGTGCTCGGCCTGGGCAAATCCGAGGGCGAAATCCTTAAGAAAACCGTGGTCGCCATGCTGCTCTACGGGGCCATCGCCGCCGCCATGGCAGCGATTTTGTGA
- a CDS encoding IS5 family transposase, translating to MSKKFKSSSGKTGYPTDVSDEEWEFCAPYLTLMDEKAPQREHPLRLIFNALRWQIRAGCPWRMMPNDLPTWSVVYQQAQRWMRAGCFEAMAHDLRILLRLKEGRKAHPTAAILDGRTMQSSPESGTRAGYDGYKRRKGSKVHIAVDTLGHLLALKVTPANEQERHQVSDLAAAVQQATGEKVQLAYVDQGYTGEQASQDAQQHGINLEVVKLQEAKRGFVLLPRRWVVERSFGWAARFRRLSRDYERLATTLSAMHWLAFSTLMLNSLFR from the coding sequence GTGAGCAAAAAGTTCAAATCCAGCAGTGGCAAGACAGGTTATCCGACTGATGTAAGTGACGAAGAATGGGAGTTTTGTGCTCCTTATCTAACCTTGATGGATGAAAAGGCTCCTCAACGCGAGCACCCGCTTCGACTCATCTTCAACGCTTTGCGTTGGCAGATCCGTGCGGGTTGTCCGTGGCGCATGATGCCAAACGATCTGCCCACTTGGAGCGTTGTTTATCAACAAGCGCAACGTTGGATGCGAGCCGGGTGTTTCGAAGCGATGGCTCATGATCTGCGCATCTTGCTGCGCCTCAAAGAAGGTCGCAAAGCACATCCCACGGCTGCTATTCTCGATGGACGCACGATGCAGTCCAGCCCTGAAAGTGGCACCCGTGCTGGCTACGATGGCTACAAGAGACGCAAGGGTTCCAAGGTTCACATCGCGGTCGATACTCTGGGCCACTTGCTTGCTCTGAAGGTAACCCCAGCCAACGAGCAGGAACGCCATCAAGTCAGTGATCTGGCTGCCGCCGTCCAGCAAGCCACTGGCGAGAAGGTGCAACTGGCCTATGTCGATCAAGGCTACACCGGCGAGCAAGCTTCGCAGGACGCTCAACAACACGGCATCAATCTGGAGGTGGTAAAGCTTCAGGAGGCCAAAAGAGGCTTTGTCCTGCTGCCCAGACGCTGGGTCGTGGAACGAAGCTTTGGCTGGGCCGCACGATTCCGTCGCCTCTCACGAGATTATGAACGCCTTGCCACCACGCTCTCAGCAATGCACTGGCTCGCTTTCTCCACTCTTATGCTAAACTCTCTATTCCGTTGA
- a CDS encoding type IV toxin-antitoxin system AbiEi family antitoxin domain-containing protein, with product MPLTNRPNRIKLLHGLPRGKPVSTVDLRAIGVSPALASHYVKSGWLLRLGRGIFMFPQDTLERDACLKFLGTQIPGLHVAGKTALSWRGVRIQLPARERLVLWADEPGKLPLWFTQRFAARYTSSQLFHHTLPKHHGLEPLPESPDGPLVSVPERALLEMLSDVGLRQSIEEARQIMETLRSLRNEVLDVLLEHCTRIKVIRICLQWGEEMNLPWADEARKRMSLSLEARGSKSRWTARLKDGTTLILKP from the coding sequence ATGCCTTTAACTAATCGACCCAATCGAATCAAATTGCTTCATGGTCTTCCCAGAGGGAAGCCGGTGAGCACGGTTGACTTGCGGGCCATTGGAGTTTCCCCGGCATTGGCCTCGCATTACGTCAAGAGCGGTTGGTTGCTCCGCTTGGGAAGAGGAATCTTCATGTTTCCACAAGACACTCTCGAGAGGGATGCATGCCTGAAATTTCTGGGCACTCAAATTCCCGGACTTCATGTCGCTGGAAAGACGGCGTTGTCCTGGCGCGGGGTGCGTATTCAGTTGCCCGCGCGGGAGAGACTGGTCTTGTGGGCTGACGAGCCGGGCAAATTGCCTCTCTGGTTTACGCAGCGGTTTGCTGCGCGCTACACTTCGAGCCAGTTGTTCCATCACACCCTCCCTAAGCACCATGGTTTGGAGCCGTTGCCAGAGTCACCCGATGGTCCTCTCGTCTCCGTTCCTGAGCGGGCGCTTTTGGAGATGCTCAGTGATGTGGGCTTGCGGCAGTCGATTGAGGAAGCCCGCCAAATCATGGAAACGCTCCGTTCGCTGCGCAATGAGGTCTTGGATGTGCTGCTCGAGCACTGCACCCGCATCAAGGTCATCCGTATTTGCCTGCAATGGGGAGAGGAAATGAATCTACCTTGGGCCGATGAGGCGCGGAAACGCATGAGTCTGAGTCTGGAGGCGCGGGGCAGCAAGAGCCGCTGGACGGCGCGATTGAAAGACGGCACCACCCTCATTTTGAAACCCTGA
- a CDS encoding c-type cytochrome domain-containing protein, with the protein MKPHFYHPLAILLTATLLPVSCTTPDSNTDHDQGAETAPEGLTVLDESATIAATESISFVRHVKPVLESKCLPCHSPSVDEVPATGPQAFVMTRGTCKTLIVPGKPDQSRFLALASTHHNLATMPPVGNRLTKTESQILERWITQGAHWPEGKAGNLKVSTAELRSE; encoded by the coding sequence ATGAAACCCCATTTTTACCACCCCCTCGCCATCCTGCTGACCGCCACCTTGCTCCCAGTCAGCTGCACGACGCCCGATTCGAACACCGATCACGATCAAGGCGCAGAAACCGCCCCGGAAGGGCTCACGGTGCTCGACGAAAGCGCCACCATCGCGGCCACGGAGTCGATCAGTTTTGTTCGGCACGTGAAACCCGTCCTGGAGAGTAAATGTTTGCCCTGTCACAGCCCATCCGTGGATGAAGTTCCAGCGACTGGACCACAGGCATTTGTGATGACGAGGGGAACCTGCAAAACCTTGATCGTTCCAGGCAAACCCGACCAAAGCCGCTTCCTCGCCCTTGCCAGCACCCATCACAATCTGGCAACCATGCCACCCGTCGGAAATCGTTTAACAAAGACCGAAAGTCAGATCTTGGAACGCTGGATTACCCAAGGAGCCCATTGGCCGGAAGGCAAAGCAGGCAACCTCAAGGTCAGCACCGCCGAGCTGCGTTCGGAGTGA
- a CDS encoding polysaccharide deacetylase family protein encodes MSIFHSSSSSNGRSTRSSKTQPTLIALGVTGMLSALLMTVPLDGQQAKSFREINRGPLDQKRIALTFDAGGEATDLHQLLATLRDAGIHCTFFLTGRWSSKHPELVRKILSEGHEIGNHSWSHPDFTRLDDEHIRSEIQKTEAFLMALTGQSSKPLFRAPFGARNRRVLKTVGELGYHSIYWTLDSLDSVDPPKTAPFLVNRITGKADAALQGAIILMHVGEPSTAVALPSIVADLQRRGFTLVSVSDLLDL; translated from the coding sequence ATGTCGATTTTTCATTCATCTTCATCTTCCAATGGCCGCTCGACCCGGAGCTCAAAGACCCAGCCAACCCTGATCGCCCTGGGCGTGACAGGGATGCTGTCTGCACTTTTGATGACCGTCCCATTGGATGGCCAACAGGCGAAAAGCTTTCGTGAAATCAACCGGGGGCCTCTGGACCAGAAGCGCATTGCCCTGACGTTTGATGCGGGCGGCGAAGCAACTGATCTGCACCAGCTGCTTGCCACTCTTCGGGATGCAGGAATCCACTGCACCTTCTTTCTCACAGGAAGATGGTCCTCCAAACATCCTGAACTCGTGCGCAAAATCCTTTCTGAAGGCCACGAAATTGGCAATCATTCATGGTCGCATCCCGATTTTACGCGATTGGATGACGAACACATCCGTTCTGAAATCCAGAAAACGGAGGCCTTCTTGATGGCTCTTACTGGCCAAAGTTCCAAGCCGCTGTTCCGCGCGCCGTTCGGAGCCAGAAACCGACGGGTTCTCAAAACTGTCGGCGAACTCGGTTATCATTCTATCTACTGGACCCTGGACAGCCTGGATTCAGTCGATCCTCCCAAAACGGCACCGTTCCTTGTCAATCGAATCACCGGGAAAGCCGACGCGGCATTGCAGGGTGCGATCATTCTCATGCATGTGGGTGAGCCTTCCACTGCAGTGGCCCTTCCATCGATTGTAGCTGATCTGCAGCGACGGGGTTTCACGCTGGTAAGCGTCTCTGATTTGCTCGATCTGTAG